A stretch of Alligator mississippiensis isolate rAllMis1 chromosome 14, rAllMis1, whole genome shotgun sequence DNA encodes these proteins:
- the GPR61 gene encoding G-protein coupled receptor 61 has translation MPVSMEPSLPTQWAWNSSRPGRLLQMSQNSAHPNSSLDTKTKDVASESVGLFFMLLIDLTAIMGNAAVMTVIIKTPALRKFVFVFHLCLVDLLAALTLMPLAMLSSSALFDSTIFGEVMCRVYLFLSVCFISMCILSISAINVERYYYVVHPMRYEVKMTVSLVVCVLVGVWIKAVVMSVIPVVGWLSPDRFASSPAPHGRGCSLQWSHSSYCKFFVVFYAVFYFLLPVLIILVVYCSMFKVARVAAMHHGPLPTWMDTPRQRSESLSSRSTMVTSSGAPRTTPQRTFGGGKAAVILLAVGGQFLFCWLPYFSFHLYTALSSQPLPGQQVESVVTWIGYFCFTSNPFFYGCLNRQIRGELSRHLTCFFKQPPEDDLRLPSQEGSIEENFLQFLQGTGCNAETRNIHAHASPKRDQPTIDFRIPGQIAEETSEFLDQHLNSDITVPDSYIRTAPSPKPEL, from the coding sequence atgccagtctccatggagccGTCGCTCCCCACTCAGTGGGCGTGGAACTCCTCCAGACCAGGACGACTGCTCCAGATGTCCCAGAACTCCGCACATCCCAATTCCAGCCTGGACACCAAGACCAAGGACGTGGCCTCAGAGTCTGTGGGGCTCTTCTTCATGCTCTTGATTGACCTGACGGCCATCATGGGCAATGCTGCTGTGATGACTGTCATCATCAAGACGCCCGCGCTGAGGAAGTTCGTCTTTGTTTTCCACCTCTGCTTGGTGGACCTCTTGGCAGCCCTCACCCTCATGCCCTTGGCCATGCTGTCCAGCTCTGCCCTTTTTGACAGCACCATCTTTGGTGAGGTCATGTGCCGCGTCTACCTTTTCCTGAGTGTCTGCTTCATCAGCATGTGCATCCTCTCCATTTCAGCCATCAACGTGGAGCGCTACTACTATGTAGTGCACCCCATGCGCTATGAGGTCAAGATGACTGTCAGCCTGGTGGTCTGTGTCCTGGTGGGGGTGTGGATCAAGGCGGTGGTCATGTCTGTCATCCCTGTGGTTGGGTGGCTGTCCCCCGATCGCTTtgccagctccccagccccccatggtCGAGGCTGTTCGCTGCAGTGGAGCCATAGTTCTTACTGCAAGTTCTTTGTGGTTTTCTATGCTGTCTTTTATTTCCTCCTGCCAGTCCTGATCATCCTTGTGGTCTACTGCAGCATGTTCAAGGTGGCCAGAGTGGCTGCCATGCATCACGGCCCACTTCCCACTTGGATGGATACCCCACGGCAGCGGTCAGAATCGCTCAGTAGCCGGTCCACCATGGTGACTAGCTCCGGAGCCCCTCGGACTACTCCACAGAGGACGTTTGGGGGAGGGAAAGCTGCTGTCATTCtcctggcagtgggagggcagTTTCTTTTCTGCTGGTTGCCCTATTTCTCTTTTCACCTCTACACAGCCCTGAGCTCCCAGCCTTTGCCTGGCCAGCAGGTGGAGAGTGTTGTCACCTGGATCGGCTATTTTTGCTTCACTTCCAACCCTTTCTTTTATGGGTGCCTCAACCGGCAGATCCGCGGAGAGCTCAGCAGGCACCTCACCTGCTTCTTCAAGCAGCCGCCGGAGGATGACCTCAGGCTGCCCAGCCAAGAGGGCTCCATCGAGGAGAATTTCTTGCAGTTCCTTCAGGGGACAGGCTGTAACGCAGAGACCAGGAACATTCATGCTCACGCCAGTCCCAAGAGGGACCAGCCCACCATTGACTTCCGAATCCCTGGACAGATTGCCGAGGAGACCTCGGAGTTCCTCGACCAGCACCTAAACAGTGATATCACCGTCCCTGACAGCTACATCAGGACAGCGCCTTCGCCCAAGCCTGAGCTGTAG